In Chitinophagaceae bacterium, the genomic window CAGCATAACGGAATTATTAAAGACAACATAGTTGGTTACTGCAAATGCTACCAGGTATGAAGCAATAGGATAACGATGTTTCCAATGAGTAGTAGTTTGGCTGCCATTTACAATCTCTGATTGTAGAATGCCATTTGAGGCAGCTTTGTAAGCAGATGGGTGGATAATATAAATATCAATAGAATCTGCTTTATCGCCAAGCTGACTTTTGCAGGGCCACCAGTCGGCTGAGCCGTAAGGTTCGCTCAGCGTCCATATAACCGGCGTGCCGGCATGGGTATCATCTATAAAAGAACCAAATCCTGTTGAAGAAGGCGAACCCTGGTAATATACCGAAACCGAGTCAAGCGTTCCCACAGTTAACGATGGTGAAAAATTAATATTTAAAGCGCTGTCTATATGCGTAAAAGTTAAAAGCTGGTTATTTCGTTTTACACTATCTACTGTTAAAAACCCGGTTACAAGATCAAGGGTAATAGCATTGCCGTTTGATAAAACAGTAAAATACATAGTAAGCTTACCTTTAATGTATCTTACTGCAGGGTCTACCTGCCACTCGCCACGGTAATATTTTACATCAAAATTATTAGATGCTAATGACCTGTTAATAAACCCGTTTGCAAACATTTTTGCATGGGCATTTCTTTCCATTTCGGGGATAGATAAGTTAGCTTTGCACTCCAATTGTTGCGCCTTAAGGTAAAATGGGGCAACCAATAAAATAATCGCAATTAGTAATCTCATTTTCAATTATTTATATACTGTTTTTACTTAATTAATTTTTTTTTCAGGCAATAAGCCCCGGTCAGGTACCGTTTTAGATTAATTGTGGCTTAAATCAACTTGTTGCTAAATAAAAACTTATGAAGAACAGTATTATTGCAAAGGTTATTATTTTTTTATTCCCTTTATTCATTTCTGCCAATATTGTTTTGGGCAATACTGCCTTAAAAGACACTACGCAAAAATTAATTGCTGCTTCAAAAATACCGGCAAAAAATATCGCCTTTTTAATTAAGGAAGCAAATGTAGTATATCCTGAGATTTTACAAGGCCATGAAGAAGAAAGTTTGGAATATGTAGAAAAATTTAGCAAGAACCGAAGGGAATACCTGGTGCGTACCTACAACCGCAGTAAAAACTATTTCCCAAAAGTTCAAAAAATATTAAAGCGCTACGATGTTCCGCAGGAATACGCCGTATTAATGGCGTTGGAAAGTTGTTTTAAGGCCAATGCAAAATCCAGCGCCGGTGCTTATGGTTACTGGCAGTTTATGGATGATGTGGCAAAAGAATATGGCTTAAGAGTACATACGGTTGTAAAAACTACCCATTCAAAAGCACATAATAAAAATAAAAAACCATTTAAATCTTCTACGCACAAAAAAGCAATAGACGACAGGTCTAATTTTATAAAGTCCACCAATGCGGCTGCAAAATACCTGAAGGACAGGAGCCGCAACCTGGATAATGACTGGTTGCTGATAGCCGCAAGCTACAATTATGGTATAGGCAATGTAAAAAACGCTATGCAAAAAACCGGAAAAGAAAACCCCAGCTTTTGGGATATTAAAAAATATTTGCCGGCAGAAACAAAATCGTATGTGATGAATTTTATTGCCTTGAATGTAATTTTTAATAATTACGATAAGTTTATTAAAAACGAATTAATTTTTACTGATGAGTATTCCCGTGATATTGAGTTGGATGCCGTGCTTTTGCAATCATTGTCGGCGCTGCCGGGTTCATTATAGAGAACATAATTATTTAAAAATGGGCAGTAATTGGTACTGCCTTTTTTTTATTTATCGAAAGGCGGAATTTTATTTACCGGCATTTTTTCCTTCAATATATTGGCAATGGCTTTTAATATCTTTGCGCCAATGAATGCATTCAATTTTCAGGATACCGTTAATTTGGCTGCAAAGCTTTCACCCAGGCGCTTGTGGAATGGTATAAAAGTTTTGAGTAGTTTTTATATAAGCCGTTTGTTCGGCAAACCGGTTCAATGGGGTTATCCATTATCGGTTTCATTTGAGCCTACAACAAGCTGCAACCTGCGCTGCCCGGAGTGCCCAAGTGGGTTAAGGGCTTTTACAAGGCCTACCGGTATGTTAAAAAAAGATTTTTTTAGCCAAACCATTGATGAAATACACAAAGATCTGCTCTATCTGATTTTTTATTTTCAGGGCGAACCTTATTTAAACCCCGATTTTTTGGAAATGGTGAAATATGCTGCTTCAAAAAAAATTTATACCGCTACCTCTACCAATGCCCATTACCTTACCGATGCAATTGCAAAAAAAACTATCGAAAGCGGGCTGGACAGGTTGATAATTTCCGTAGATGGTACAACACAGGAAGTGTACCAGCAATACCGGGTAGGCGGTAACCTGCAAAAAGTTTTTGAAGGCGCAAGGAATATTGTAAAATGGAAAAAAAGCCTCAGGAGTAAAACGCCATTTATCATTTTTCAGTTTTTAGTGGTTAAGCCCAATGAACACCAGGTAGAAGAAATTAAAAAACTGGCAAAAGAAATTGGGGTAGATCAGGTGAGGTTTAAAACCGCACAGGTATATAATTATGAACAAGACCCCAACCAACTCATTCCCGAAACCGATAAATACAGTAGGTATAAAAAAAATGAAGACGGCACTTATTTGCCCAAAAATAAAATGGCCAACCATTGCTGGAAGCTTTGGCATGCCAATGTAATAACCTGGGATGGGCTGGTAGTACCCTGCTGCTTTGATAAAGATGCCCTGCACAAACTGGGCAACCTCGGTAATCAATCTTTTAAAGAAATATGGCACAACGAAAATTACCGACGGTTTAGAAAAGAGCTGATGACCGGCCGCAAACAAATTGATATTTGTGCCAATTGCAGTGAAGGCACAAGCGTTTGGAAATAATTTAATAATTTTTGTTTACCTTACTTTTATGAACCAACATGAGTTTAACCAGCGCTTGCGGCAAGCCCTGTTGTTAATGGTAATTATTGCCATTGGCATACTGCTGGTAGCGCAGCTCTCCTCTTTTATTCCCGGTTTTTTAGGTGGTATTACTTTGTACATCCTTAGCCGCTCACTTTATTACAAACTGGTGTATTTAAAAAAATGGAAAAAAGGCTTAACGGCAACTTTGTTCATACTGGTGTACCTAATTATTATTTCCCTGCCCATTTATTTCAGCATTACGCTTATTACACCAAAAATTAATGAAGTACTGCATAAGCAGGATAAAATTATTGCTATAGTGCAGCAAATTTCCACTTTAGTGCAGGAAAAAACAGGGTATGAAATTTTAACAGGAGAAACAGCAAAGCAATTTGCCGGGAAAATAGCAACCATAATCCCTAAGTTGCTCAATAGTACTGCAAATATAGTAACCAATATAGTGATGATGTTTTTTCTTTTATATTTTTTATTAGTTGAAGGCAGAAGCATGGAAAAATACATCAGCAGGATGATCCCTTTGCAGAAACATAATGTAAGCGCACTCTCCAGCGAAACCAAAACGATGATAAAAGCCAATGCACTCGGCATCCCAATAATTTCTTTGATACAGGGTGTTACTTCTGCAATTGGCTATTGGATTTTTGGGGTAGAAGATTGGGGAATGTGGGGTTTTGTAACCGGTGTTTTTGCATTTTTTCCTATTGTGGGCACTACAATTATTTGGCTGCCATTGGTAATATTTCTTTACTCAAAAGGGCTTACCTGGCCGGCAACTGGCTTATTAATATACAGCTTATTAATAACTGGTAATGTAGATTATTTGGCAAGGCTAAGTTTAATGAAGCGTATGGGAGATGTACACCCGTTGGTAACCATACTGGGGGTAATAGTAGGCCTTGGCTTATTTGGTTTCATAGGCCTCATTTTTGGGCCTTTGCTTATCAGCTATTTTTTGGTGCTGGTAAAAATTTATATGAACGAGTTTAGCGAAAGCACGGATACCGAAGCTGCAAACGATGCTTAAATGCTCTTAACCTGAATAAATAATTTTTTTTCTTCTCCTCAAAATATTTGCCCGTTATAGAGCAAGGTTTAAATCATACTAGCAACTTACTCAGGTTATATAATTTTTACATTTGCATATCTGGAAAACAGCGCATCATTTTAAGATACAACTTTGTTTTTATAAATCCAGTTTTTCAGACAATTTTATTTTTAATAATGAAAATAATTATAGCAAAAGATTGATTTTCCGTAAGTTGAGGAGATATAAATAAATATAACAAAAATCATGCTAAAAATTGTCATAATCGCATTATCTTGGTAAAGAATGAAGAAAATAGTATTGAATTAGCCCTCAAAATGTGCTTCAATATTATTAAAAAAGGAAGACCATGGCACTACAGCAAAGTTTGCAGCAAAAGCTGCTTCAAAAATTATCTCCCCAGCAAATTCAGCTCATGAAACTCCTGCAGGTGCCTACTGCAGTATTGGATGAGCGCATTAAAGAAGAAATAGAAGAAAACCCCGCTTTGGAACTTAGTGAAGAATCGTTTAATGATGAATATGAAAATAATGATACAACAGATGAGCCAGAGGATTATGAAATGGATGGAAGCGAAAATGATTATGAAAATATTGATATCAGTGAATATGTTCAGGAAGGTGACGATGAAGTGGCCGATTATAAATTACGGGATACCAATTATGCCGACCAGGGTGAAGCCATAGTAATTCCCCATAAAACTGAAGTAAGTTTTATGGAATTAATGCATCAACAGTTGGGTATGTTAACAATGAGCGACCATCAGCGCAAAGTAGCAGAGCAACTCATTGGTAGCCTTGATGAAGACGGCTACCTTCGCAGGGAAATTAATGCCATTATTGATGATTTGGCGTTTCGGCAAAACATAATTACTTCGGCGGAAGAAGTAGCCGGCCTGCTGGTTCAATTGCAACAATTTGACCCACCAGGGGTTGGTGCCCGTAGCCTGCAGGAGTGCTTGCTGCTGCAGTTAGAACGAAAATTATCGGGCACACATGAAAAACCGGTTAGCCTTGCCATTAAAGTGCTGGAAAAATATTTTGATGAGTTTATAAAGAAGCACTATGGGAAAATACAAAAAGTGTTAAACATTACCGATGAAGAACTGCGTGAAGTTATAGGGCAAATAACCCGTTTAAACCCCAAGCCTGGCGGACTTATAACACAGGGCAATTTAAACAGCAACTACATTATCCCCGATTTTTTTGTGCTTAATAATAGTGGCAAGCTGGAGCTTTCGCTCAACAGCAAAAACGCCCCCGACCTTAGGATTAGCGAAGGCTACAGAGAAATGCTTAAAAATTATGATAAAGGAAGTAAAAAAGATAAGCGGCAAAAAGAAGCAGTGTTGTTCATTAAACAAAAAATAGATTCGGCCAAATGGTTTATTGATGCCATTAAGCAACGGCAAAATACTTTGCTTAACACAATGGAAGCAATTATGATATACCAGTATGAATTTTTTGTATCCGGAGATGAAACCAGGTTAAAACCCATGATCCTTAAGGATATTGCCGAACGTACCCACCTCGATATTTCCACCGTAAGCCGGGTAGCCAATAGTAAATTTGTACAAACAGAATTTGGCACTTATCGCTTAAAATTTTTCTTTAGCGAAAGCCTGCAAACAGAAAGTGGCGAAGAAGTAAGTACAAGAGAAGTTAAAAAAATACTTACCCAGCTTATTAAAGATGAAAGCAAGAAGCACCCTTACAGTGATGAAAAATTAACAGAACTGCTTCAGGAAAAAGGATATAATATTGCACGGCGAACCGTAGCAAAATACAGGGAACTACTTAATATTCCCGTAGCAAGGCTAAGAAAAATTATTTAAAGAAATGGAACCCAATGTCACTTTACAGCATCAACCTTCATCCGACACAATTGGCAATGCATTTAAATGGCCGGCAATTTTAGTTTCCTATTTATTTCACCCGGTTTTGGTACCTCTTTATTGCATTGCTTTTATAGTGTACATACACCCTTCTTATTTTACCGGCTTTTCCGGTAAAGAGAAAATTTATACCCTACTTATAAGTGCAGTAAACCTGGTTTTTTTTCCACTGCTTACTGTATTGCTTCTAAAGGCGCTGGGCTTTATCAGTTCCATTTACATGCATAGTAAAAAAGACCGCATCATCCCATATATTGCCTGCAGCATATTTTATTTTTGGGCCTACCTTGTGTTTCGCAACCAAACAATGTATCCGCTTATTTTACCCACTTTTATTTTTGGGATGTTTTTATCGGTTAATGCCGGGCTTATTGCCAATATTTATTTTAAAATAAGCATGCATGCGCTGGGCATGGGTGGATGGCTGGGCCTGTTTTTGGTAATTACTCTTTCTCAAACAATGCTCATTACCGGTTTTTTGTGTTTGGTAATTTTAGCTTGCGGTATAGTAGGTACTTCAAGAATGCTGCTAAGTAGCCATTCTCCAGGAGAAATTTACAGTGGCTTTTTTTGGGGCATGATGGGGCAATTTGTAGCAGCAATTTTTTTAATGGGATAAAATCTCCTTCCTGAGCATGAATTGCTAAACCCTTTCATTTATTTTTATTATTTTTTTAACCACGGGGCTGTAATGCTGCTCAGTAATAATAGCTAAGCAGGGTATAGAAAAAATGAGGAAGCCCCGTCCAATACCGGGGCCCTCGTGTCCTGTATGCCTAACAAAAAAATATGGTGTACAGTAAAAAATACCACTGTAAAAATTATTTTATAAAACCAACAAAAGAATAGATTAATGTGTATGAAATACAACCGGTAAGCATAGTTGCATTTCGTAAGGTTAAGGTGTTTTCTTCTTCTGGTTTTTCATGGCAAATTATTGCCGTATATATTAAGCGTTTTTTGGTAAAAAATATTGTGAATAAAAACGCAATAGAAAACATATTTTTTATTACAATGTTTTTTTCGTAATACTACTTTCAAAAAAGAAGAAAAAATTGGAAACGCAATAAGTAAATCTACTAATTATAATACTGCCTGGGGTTTATGCAACGTACGAAACGTAACAATCACACTAACCAACATCAGTAATGCGCCAAGCAAAAATGATACACCTGAAAAATGAAAAGGAGTTGATGGCTTGGTAAAATAAGCAAATAAGCCGGTCATTAATGGTGGTCCAACAATTGAGGTTAGGCTCATAATACCGGTAAGCGCCCCCTGTATTTCGCCCTGTTCATTATTGGGTACTTTTGATGCAATAATGGATTGCAGCGCAGGGCCGGCAATACCACCCATGCAATATGGAATTAAAAATAAAAACATCATCCATCCCTGTGTGGCAAAAGCAAATAAAAATAATCCAAAGCTGTAAAAAGACAACCCGATATAAACGCTTTTTTCACTGCCCAATTTTGGATGCGTAAACCTTACAAGTACACCTTGAACCAATGCAACCAATAAGCCCACAACACCAAGTGATATGCCAATGGTTTTCTCCGACCAGTGAAATTT contains:
- a CDS encoding lytic transglycosylase domain-containing protein produces the protein MKNSIIAKVIIFLFPLFISANIVLGNTALKDTTQKLIAASKIPAKNIAFLIKEANVVYPEILQGHEEESLEYVEKFSKNRREYLVRTYNRSKNYFPKVQKILKRYDVPQEYAVLMALESCFKANAKSSAGAYGYWQFMDDVAKEYGLRVHTVVKTTHSKAHNKNKKPFKSSTHKKAIDDRSNFIKSTNAAAKYLKDRSRNLDNDWLLIAASYNYGIGNVKNAMQKTGKENPSFWDIKKYLPAETKSYVMNFIALNVIFNNYDKFIKNELIFTDEYSRDIELDAVLLQSLSALPGSL
- a CDS encoding SPASM domain-containing protein translates to MNAFNFQDTVNLAAKLSPRRLWNGIKVLSSFYISRLFGKPVQWGYPLSVSFEPTTSCNLRCPECPSGLRAFTRPTGMLKKDFFSQTIDEIHKDLLYLIFYFQGEPYLNPDFLEMVKYAASKKIYTATSTNAHYLTDAIAKKTIESGLDRLIISVDGTTQEVYQQYRVGGNLQKVFEGARNIVKWKKSLRSKTPFIIFQFLVVKPNEHQVEEIKKLAKEIGVDQVRFKTAQVYNYEQDPNQLIPETDKYSRYKKNEDGTYLPKNKMANHCWKLWHANVITWDGLVVPCCFDKDALHKLGNLGNQSFKEIWHNENYRRFRKELMTGRKQIDICANCSEGTSVWK
- a CDS encoding AI-2E family transporter, with the translated sequence MNQHEFNQRLRQALLLMVIIAIGILLVAQLSSFIPGFLGGITLYILSRSLYYKLVYLKKWKKGLTATLFILVYLIIISLPIYFSITLITPKINEVLHKQDKIIAIVQQISTLVQEKTGYEILTGETAKQFAGKIATIIPKLLNSTANIVTNIVMMFFLLYFLLVEGRSMEKYISRMIPLQKHNVSALSSETKTMIKANALGIPIISLIQGVTSAIGYWIFGVEDWGMWGFVTGVFAFFPIVGTTIIWLPLVIFLYSKGLTWPATGLLIYSLLITGNVDYLARLSLMKRMGDVHPLVTILGVIVGLGLFGFIGLIFGPLLISYFLVLVKIYMNEFSESTDTEAANDA
- the rpoN gene encoding RNA polymerase factor sigma-54, encoding MALQQSLQQKLLQKLSPQQIQLMKLLQVPTAVLDERIKEEIEENPALELSEESFNDEYENNDTTDEPEDYEMDGSENDYENIDISEYVQEGDDEVADYKLRDTNYADQGEAIVIPHKTEVSFMELMHQQLGMLTMSDHQRKVAEQLIGSLDEDGYLRREINAIIDDLAFRQNIITSAEEVAGLLVQLQQFDPPGVGARSLQECLLLQLERKLSGTHEKPVSLAIKVLEKYFDEFIKKHYGKIQKVLNITDEELREVIGQITRLNPKPGGLITQGNLNSNYIIPDFFVLNNSGKLELSLNSKNAPDLRISEGYREMLKNYDKGSKKDKRQKEAVLFIKQKIDSAKWFIDAIKQRQNTLLNTMEAIMIYQYEFFVSGDETRLKPMILKDIAERTHLDISTVSRVANSKFVQTEFGTYRLKFFFSESLQTESGEEVSTREVKKILTQLIKDESKKHPYSDEKLTELLQEKGYNIARRTVAKYRELLNIPVARLRKII